The genomic stretch aattttGGCATAGTTTGACcaggcacgggttttaagaaatgtaataaaaagtgggttgaaaaagttggtaaaACGTgtgtcctacttttaaagtattaattttataataaaatatgagtgagaataagttagtggaatgtgaggtccattgtcaaaaaatggtaaaaagtgaaatgtgactagttttgtgggatggacggaaatggaaaaatgtgacaaaatttcaaggacggagggagtacatataataattaattttgacTTGAGTCAGAATTAATCATACAAATTGAGAGGCAAACCCATTCTCAATAAGAACAATTTCCTTAGTATTAAATCTATTTAATTAGCTAACCttcttttataaaattaatttgatagGCAATATACCACTTTACATTCGAGAAGAACCAAATTAAGGCAGTAGTTCGTACAGTAGTCAGTAGCATTGCATGATTGCAATCATATTCTCTATAAAATCAATCTTCTCCATCTCTACACTACAACATAAACTAAGCTTTGTTGATcagtaataaattaaagaatCATCACGAATTCAGAATGGCTTCTAAAGCTATTTTGGTGATCACATTAGCCCTCATCAATTTCATCTACACCTCCTCCGCCTTCGACACTCGTCCCCTCCTAGACTTCTGCGTTGCACGTTCAAATGGCAAAGGTAACTATACCTCCTCATCATTACATTTTATACGAaacttgaatttaaataaatatatactccatatttgtGACAGCATGCAAGGACCCGAAAGCAGTCACTGCAAACGACTTCTTCCTCAGCGGTCCACAGAAGGCCGGAAACACCTCTAATCCAAACGGCGTGTCCATCAACTACGCGTCGGCAGCCACGGTGCCAGGGTTCAACACTCTGGGGATGGCACTTGCGCGTGCAGAGTTTGCGGAGAATGGGTACTTCCCGCCACACACACACCCTAGGGCGTCGGAGGTCATCTACGTAGTGGAAGGCGCGGTGGAGGCCGGATTCATGAGCTCGACCCCGCAAAACAAGTATTACAGCAAGATTCTGAAAAGGGGCGATGTGTTCATCATTCCGATGGGGCTGGTTCATCACGTGCGAAATGTGGCGAAAGGAATGAGTGTTTTAACGGCTACCTTCAACAGCCAGAATCCCGGCTTCATTAATCTCCCCAACAATATATTGGCGGCCAAGCCTGCCGTCGACACCGCTTTTCTGGCCCAAGTGTTTAAGCTGGACCAGAAAACCGTCAAAGATTTGCAGAACAAGTCGTGGAATTAATCCTAATTATGGTAATAGTAACTTCTTAGTCGTCTTTTACTTTAATTAAGCCGCTTGTTTGTGTAACGTTATTCCAGTTTTATTTTCGAATGTTAATATATTTCATACTAATTGCCTATGTTATATTTTACTGCTAAAAAACAACggtcaaattaaatttaagatcACTTTAGATTTTAGTGTACCTTATTTACTTTAGAATTTTTTCAATCAAATCATTAAGTATTTTACTACTAGTTCCTTCTAGAATTTAGATTTTCTATGTAAAGATGATCTGTAGACGAAATCATTAAGCAAAAGTAATTATTCTGATTATTTTattcgtcatttaattcgcTTCCGTTTTCGTTTGCCCTTTTGCAGAACAATTATTCATTCTCTAATATCTTCACAACTCACACCTTATTCCCTCTTTGAATAGGAGTTTTGTTTTTATGATTCtagttaaaattataatttgcTAAGGAACAAGACAAAAGAATCGAATTTCATTTAGTCTCACTCATGTTTGTAtacaaaatcaagaaataaattGCTATTCGAGCAACAAAACTGAAAGAATACAGAAgccacaaaaagaaaaagaaaaaaaaatacaagaaGAAAAGCACACAAAATAATATTGGGACGAAATAAGAGAATTCGGATTCCTAGAATTTGGCGTGGAGCCAATCTACAACAGTCTTGTCCACCTATGGCGAGAATATCAGTAGTAATATCGATCCCTCAATCACAGTCAACATCTCAGTGGCTCTCGGGTGGGTGTGTGATGGATTGATTCCCCATGGCGCGTAGTCAACACGCGCCATTGAGATTCCCAGGGTGTTGAGCCCTGGCAACTGGGTTGCAGTCACCGGGGTCACCCTCGACCCATTAGGATTGGAGGTGTTCCCGGGCATATGCAGCCCACTGAAGGAGAAATCGTTTGCTATTACTGAAGCAGGGCTTTTGCATGCTTGCCCATTCACTCTTGCTGAAACTCAAAGTCAAAACGATCCAACATTAATTATTAGTAGGATTACTACATTTTTAACCTAAAATTTAACATTATCATTTCTATATACACATGCCATTATGCCAATGAAATGGAAGGGATGATCACAGAAATCCTGCAACGGGCTTGGCTCGAAGGCGAGAGCAACATAGGCCAAAGATAGGGCTATCGAGCTAAACAAGAGGATGTTAATCGCCATGATCAGTCAAACTCAAGATCAAATTTAACTTCAAATTTTAGAAGGGGATGTGTTTAGTTGTGAAAGCTAATTACAGAAGCTCTGAATTTATAGAATTCCCATGCAAATTATATGCAATATTCAATTCGATTATACACTTGTCTTTACTGCTGAACAATACTTGAGAAAGCCGACTTCTTACTCATACATGGGAAATGATACTAAAATTATACTTAGCTTGTGTTTAGAATAAATGTTTGTATATggtgaaaaataataattatatgtgCAATTGTATATAGTAATTACCATGATGGCCTAATCCATATTTTTATATGCTCCCCGGCCCGTTCATCAGTTGAATCATTCAAAATTGTGCTTAATATTACATACTGCTAATTCCTGAATGAGAGCCATGTGTCAAGATTAAGATTTTGCTCAATGACTCTCAAGATCTCGGTAGCTCAGAgggaatatatatttatttagttatttatatcGTGAGTTTTAATCGGCATCACGATCTTATTGTTAAGctcaatttgattttattttttgtgtatcgAAATTTATGCTataatttgtaaataattaaGATCAATTTATAATCAATTAGTTATAACTTAATTATAAGGTCTTTTGAATCCTAAACAAATTCAGCTTGTATCATTAATTTCGGAATATATTATGTGTTTGACAAGTCAAACTTCGCTTGATTCCCTTCGGTCCAAGAACTAAGAATTAGGAAATTAGACAACAATTTGTCCACAGTTCTGAGATTAATAATCTAACGATGTCTTAATGTTTGAACCTTTCTTCAATCATGATCATTTCAAATCCTTATCCATCCTCATATATTACATCAATAACGtagaaaatattaatatttctgAAGACGGCAACGAAGTGGTTTAGAAACACCAAATTTAGTACATGAAGAATGCCTATATATACGGTGAAAGATGATGAAATCAATGTTAGTTTTCTCCCATGCAAGATGATGAAATCAATGTTAGTTTTCTCCCATGCAACAATGTATGCGTCGTCTCTGTCATCAACATGAAAACCTCCGGCTGTCCATGTCATCATGTAATATTTTGGTGATGAGTTGGTTCAGAAGTTAGTAAGGGAATAAGTTTGTTATAAGAGTTAGTTATAGAGTTAGTTAAAAGATATTTTTCACTTGGAATCTTAGTTCaaatcctttgtataaatagagtAGTATTCTCATTTGTAACTCTTGAATTTCCAATCAATAAGATTGATTCCCTTTCATTCTCTCAGATCATATGGATCCAAATTATACAttttctacatggtatcagatGTAAATTGATTCTCTTCCGCTTCATTCAATCATtttatctccttcttcatcttcattttctttcttttcaccATGGCGCGTGGTAGCACTTCAAACTCCAATGCTAATGTGATTAAATCCTCACCTATGGAGGATTCTTCTAGTCTATATTATCTTCATCCCAGCGATAATCCTAGTCTACAGCTTGTTCCTCATGTGCTCACCGGTTCTAACTATATTCATTGGAGCCGCTCAGTTAACACTGCGCTTGTAGTAAAGAACAAGATCGCCTTCATCAATGGAGCTCTTCGCCGGCCACATGATGATGATTTGCTCTTTCCAGCATGGTTGCGGTGCAATAGCATGGTGGTTTCATGGCTCAGGAATTCTATT from Salvia splendens isolate huo1 chromosome 4, SspV2, whole genome shotgun sequence encodes the following:
- the LOC121800229 gene encoding germin-like protein subfamily 1 member 11, with the translated sequence MASKAILVITLALINFIYTSSAFDTRPLLDFCVARSNGKACKDPKAVTANDFFLSGPQKAGNTSNPNGVSINYASAATVPGFNTLGMALARAEFAENGYFPPHTHPRASEVIYVVEGAVEAGFMSSTPQNKYYSKILKRGDVFIIPMGLVHHVRNVAKGMSVLTATFNSQNPGFINLPNNILAAKPAVDTAFLAQVFKLDQKTVKDLQNKSWN
- the LOC121800689 gene encoding putative germin-like protein 2-1 codes for the protein MAINILLFSSIALSLAYVALAFEPSPLQDFCDHPFHFIGIMAFSARVNGQACKSPASVIANDFSFSGLHMPGNTSNPNGSRVTPVTATQLPGLNTLGISMARVDYAPWGINPSHTHPRATEMLTVIEGSILLLIFSP